The following coding sequences are from one Gadus morhua chromosome 10, gadMor3.0, whole genome shotgun sequence window:
- the LOC115551938 gene encoding oocyte zinc finger protein XlCOF26 isoform X6 — MDHKAVGYHPSHSPSKTEASSVATQAEETPDIILIKDEEDIGGGRPTEDCDAFGYRSTQRSATSESLHVDAPSSSHMASHNRDLRILSVHGQGEGPLAVDANDTLFTASELEALSSLSPDHSITHDSLLSFNSGPSERAPSQGTQDSRGGPGRDGQAERLQRLQAASLSLKHAALEAGDKGRRPGHFGAQFPLLHNLVTPQGVAKSLDCSFCGESFVNREELIVHRAGHTGEPPIPCALCGKSFANKATLNIHMRIHTGEKPYVCVQCGKRFTQNGSLKIHLRTHSGEKPYVCLQCTASFNNPSNLRRHMVTHTGNGVL; from the exons ATGGACCATAAGGCGGTTGGATATCACCcttctcattcaccatccaaaacTGAGGCTTCGTCTGTTGCAACTCAAGCAGAG GAGACCCCAGACATCATTTTAATCAAagatgaagaggatattggtggaggcaggCCAACAG aagactgtgaTGCATTTGGATACCGCAGCACACAGCGCagcgccacctcggagagtctgcatgtggacgccccTAGCTCCTCCCACATGGCCAGTCACAACAGGGACCTGCGGATCCTGAGCGTCcacggacaaggggagggcccactggcggtggacgcaAATGACACCCTCTTTACCGCGTCCGAACTGGAGGCCCTGAGCTCGCTGTCCCCGGACCACAGCATCACACACGACAGCCTCCTCAGCTTCAACAGCGGCCCCAGTGAGAGGGCCCCTTCGCAGGGGACGCAGGACAGCAGGGGGGGTCCCGGTAGAGACGGCCAAGCAGAACGGCTCCAGCGCCTCCAGGCCGCCTCACTGTCCCTCAAGCACGCCGCGCTAGAGGCCGGCGACAAGGGAAGGCGACCGGGCCACTTCGGCGCACAGTTCCCGCTGCTGCACAACCTTGTGACCCCACAGGgagtggccaagagcctggactGCAGCTTCTGCGGGGAGAGCTTTGTCAACCGCGAGGAGCTGATCGTGCACCGGGCCGGACACACCGGGGAGCCGCCCATCCCATGTGCCCTGTGCGGCAAGTCCTTCGCCAACAAGGCCACGCTAAACATCCACATGCGCATCCACACCGGAGAGAAGCCGTACGTCTGCGTCCAGTGTGGGAAGCGCTTCACTCAGAACGGCAGCCTTaagatccacctgaggactcactcgGGGGAGAAGCCTTACGTGTGTCTGCAGTGCACAGCCAGCTTCAACAACCCCAGCAATCTGCGTCGccacatggtcacacacacgGGCAATGGGGTGCTTTGA
- the LOC115551938 gene encoding zinc finger and SCAN domain-containing protein 2 isoform X2, translating to MPINMSPSGSTLEEQLSSIMDVLAKAAVSEISQLFSEGSTTLRLQITQSLKENEALRTRMKVMRSELFSMRLQTRSNASRAASRFALARANICKPRTKSLGNGLKPQMDHKAVGYHPSHSPSKTEASSVATQAEETPDIILIKDEEDIGGGRPTEDCDAFGYRSTQRSATSESLHVDAPSSSHMASHNRDLRILSVHGQGEGPLAVDANDTLFTASELEALSSLSPDHSITHDSLLSFNSGPSERAPSQGTQDSRGGPGRDGQAERLQRLQAASLSLKHAALEAGDKGRRPGHFGAQFPLLHNLVTPQGVAKSLDCSFCGESFVNREELIVHRAGHTGEPPIPCALCGKSFANKATLNIHMRIHTGEKPYVCVQCGKRFTQNGSLKIHLRTHSGEKPYVCLQCTASFNNPSNLRRHMVTHTGNGVL from the exons ATGCCAATAAACATGTCGCCGAGCGGCTCTACTTTGGAAGAACAGCTTTCGTCCATAATGGACGTACTTGCGAAAGCGGCCGTATCTGAAATTAGCCAACTGTTCTCGGAAGGCTCGACTACCCTTCGCCTACAAATAACTCAgagcctgaaagaaaacgaagcGCTGAGGACGAGGATGAAGGTGATGAGGAGTGAGCTGTTTTCTATGCGGCTTCAAACGAGATCAAATGCATCGCGTGCGGCAAGTCGTTTCGCTCTGGCTCGAGCCAACATCTGCAAACCACGGACTAAATCACTGGGAAATG GTTTAAAGCCCCAGATGGACCATAAGGCGGTTGGATATCACCcttctcattcaccatccaaaacTGAGGCTTCGTCTGTTGCAACTCAAGCAGAG GAGACCCCAGACATCATTTTAATCAAagatgaagaggatattggtggaggcaggCCAACAG aagactgtgaTGCATTTGGATACCGCAGCACACAGCGCagcgccacctcggagagtctgcatgtggacgccccTAGCTCCTCCCACATGGCCAGTCACAACAGGGACCTGCGGATCCTGAGCGTCcacggacaaggggagggcccactggcggtggacgcaAATGACACCCTCTTTACCGCGTCCGAACTGGAGGCCCTGAGCTCGCTGTCCCCGGACCACAGCATCACACACGACAGCCTCCTCAGCTTCAACAGCGGCCCCAGTGAGAGGGCCCCTTCGCAGGGGACGCAGGACAGCAGGGGGGGTCCCGGTAGAGACGGCCAAGCAGAACGGCTCCAGCGCCTCCAGGCCGCCTCACTGTCCCTCAAGCACGCCGCGCTAGAGGCCGGCGACAAGGGAAGGCGACCGGGCCACTTCGGCGCACAGTTCCCGCTGCTGCACAACCTTGTGACCCCACAGGgagtggccaagagcctggactGCAGCTTCTGCGGGGAGAGCTTTGTCAACCGCGAGGAGCTGATCGTGCACCGGGCCGGACACACCGGGGAGCCGCCCATCCCATGTGCCCTGTGCGGCAAGTCCTTCGCCAACAAGGCCACGCTAAACATCCACATGCGCATCCACACCGGAGAGAAGCCGTACGTCTGCGTCCAGTGTGGGAAGCGCTTCACTCAGAACGGCAGCCTTaagatccacctgaggactcactcgGGGGAGAAGCCTTACGTGTGTCTGCAGTGCACAGCCAGCTTCAACAACCCCAGCAATCTGCGTCGccacatggtcacacacacgGGCAATGGGGTGCTTTGA
- the LOC115551938 gene encoding zinc finger protein 135 isoform X3, with the protein MPINMSPSGSTLEEQLSSIMDVLAKAAVSEISQLFSEGSTTLRLQITQSLKENEALRTRMKVMRSELFSMRLQTRSNASRAASRFALARANICKPRTKSLGNGLKPQMDHKAVGYHPSHSPSKTEASSVATQAEQETPDIILIKDEEDIGGGRPTDCDAFGYRSTQRSATSESLHVDAPSSSHMASHNRDLRILSVHGQGEGPLAVDANDTLFTASELEALSSLSPDHSITHDSLLSFNSGPSERAPSQGTQDSRGGPGRDGQAERLQRLQAASLSLKHAALEAGDKGRRPGHFGAQFPLLHNLVTPQGVAKSLDCSFCGESFVNREELIVHRAGHTGEPPIPCALCGKSFANKATLNIHMRIHTGEKPYVCVQCGKRFTQNGSLKIHLRTHSGEKPYVCLQCTASFNNPSNLRRHMVTHTGNGVL; encoded by the exons ATGCCAATAAACATGTCGCCGAGCGGCTCTACTTTGGAAGAACAGCTTTCGTCCATAATGGACGTACTTGCGAAAGCGGCCGTATCTGAAATTAGCCAACTGTTCTCGGAAGGCTCGACTACCCTTCGCCTACAAATAACTCAgagcctgaaagaaaacgaagcGCTGAGGACGAGGATGAAGGTGATGAGGAGTGAGCTGTTTTCTATGCGGCTTCAAACGAGATCAAATGCATCGCGTGCGGCAAGTCGTTTCGCTCTGGCTCGAGCCAACATCTGCAAACCACGGACTAAATCACTGGGAAATG GTTTAAAGCCCCAGATGGACCATAAGGCGGTTGGATATCACCcttctcattcaccatccaaaacTGAGGCTTCGTCTGTTGCAACTCAAGCAGAG CAGGAGACCCCAGACATCATTTTAATCAAagatgaagaggatattggtggaggcaggCCAACAG actgtgaTGCATTTGGATACCGCAGCACACAGCGCagcgccacctcggagagtctgcatgtggacgccccTAGCTCCTCCCACATGGCCAGTCACAACAGGGACCTGCGGATCCTGAGCGTCcacggacaaggggagggcccactggcggtggacgcaAATGACACCCTCTTTACCGCGTCCGAACTGGAGGCCCTGAGCTCGCTGTCCCCGGACCACAGCATCACACACGACAGCCTCCTCAGCTTCAACAGCGGCCCCAGTGAGAGGGCCCCTTCGCAGGGGACGCAGGACAGCAGGGGGGGTCCCGGTAGAGACGGCCAAGCAGAACGGCTCCAGCGCCTCCAGGCCGCCTCACTGTCCCTCAAGCACGCCGCGCTAGAGGCCGGCGACAAGGGAAGGCGACCGGGCCACTTCGGCGCACAGTTCCCGCTGCTGCACAACCTTGTGACCCCACAGGgagtggccaagagcctggactGCAGCTTCTGCGGGGAGAGCTTTGTCAACCGCGAGGAGCTGATCGTGCACCGGGCCGGACACACCGGGGAGCCGCCCATCCCATGTGCCCTGTGCGGCAAGTCCTTCGCCAACAAGGCCACGCTAAACATCCACATGCGCATCCACACCGGAGAGAAGCCGTACGTCTGCGTCCAGTGTGGGAAGCGCTTCACTCAGAACGGCAGCCTTaagatccacctgaggactcactcgGGGGAGAAGCCTTACGTGTGTCTGCAGTGCACAGCCAGCTTCAACAACCCCAGCAATCTGCGTCGccacatggtcacacacacgGGCAATGGGGTGCTTTGA
- the LOC115551938 gene encoding gastrula zinc finger protein xFG20-1 isoform X7, which yields MASHNRDLRILSVHGQGEGPLAVDANDTLFTASELEALSSLSPDHSITHDSLLSFNSGPSERAPSQGTQDSRGGPGRDGQAERLQRLQAASLSLKHAALEAGDKGRRPGHFGAQFPLLHNLVTPQGVAKSLDCSFCGESFVNREELIVHRAGHTGEPPIPCALCGKSFANKATLNIHMRIHTGEKPYVCVQCGKRFTQNGSLKIHLRTHSGEKPYVCLQCTASFNNPSNLRRHMVTHTGNGVL from the coding sequence ATGGCCAGTCACAACAGGGACCTGCGGATCCTGAGCGTCcacggacaaggggagggcccactggcggtggacgcaAATGACACCCTCTTTACCGCGTCCGAACTGGAGGCCCTGAGCTCGCTGTCCCCGGACCACAGCATCACACACGACAGCCTCCTCAGCTTCAACAGCGGCCCCAGTGAGAGGGCCCCTTCGCAGGGGACGCAGGACAGCAGGGGGGGTCCCGGTAGAGACGGCCAAGCAGAACGGCTCCAGCGCCTCCAGGCCGCCTCACTGTCCCTCAAGCACGCCGCGCTAGAGGCCGGCGACAAGGGAAGGCGACCGGGCCACTTCGGCGCACAGTTCCCGCTGCTGCACAACCTTGTGACCCCACAGGgagtggccaagagcctggactGCAGCTTCTGCGGGGAGAGCTTTGTCAACCGCGAGGAGCTGATCGTGCACCGGGCCGGACACACCGGGGAGCCGCCCATCCCATGTGCCCTGTGCGGCAAGTCCTTCGCCAACAAGGCCACGCTAAACATCCACATGCGCATCCACACCGGAGAGAAGCCGTACGTCTGCGTCCAGTGTGGGAAGCGCTTCACTCAGAACGGCAGCCTTaagatccacctgaggactcactcgGGGGAGAAGCCTTACGTGTGTCTGCAGTGCACAGCCAGCTTCAACAACCCCAGCAATCTGCGTCGccacatggtcacacacacgGGCAATGGGGTGCTTTGA
- the LOC115551938 gene encoding zinc finger protein 182 isoform X1 has protein sequence MPINMSPSGSTLEEQLSSIMDVLAKAAVSEISQLFSEGSTTLRLQITQSLKENEALRTRMKVMRSELFSMRLQTRSNASRAASRFALARANICKPRTKSLGNGLKPQMDHKAVGYHPSHSPSKTEASSVATQAEQETPDIILIKDEEDIGGGRPTEDCDAFGYRSTQRSATSESLHVDAPSSSHMASHNRDLRILSVHGQGEGPLAVDANDTLFTASELEALSSLSPDHSITHDSLLSFNSGPSERAPSQGTQDSRGGPGRDGQAERLQRLQAASLSLKHAALEAGDKGRRPGHFGAQFPLLHNLVTPQGVAKSLDCSFCGESFVNREELIVHRAGHTGEPPIPCALCGKSFANKATLNIHMRIHTGEKPYVCVQCGKRFTQNGSLKIHLRTHSGEKPYVCLQCTASFNNPSNLRRHMVTHTGNGVL, from the exons ATGCCAATAAACATGTCGCCGAGCGGCTCTACTTTGGAAGAACAGCTTTCGTCCATAATGGACGTACTTGCGAAAGCGGCCGTATCTGAAATTAGCCAACTGTTCTCGGAAGGCTCGACTACCCTTCGCCTACAAATAACTCAgagcctgaaagaaaacgaagcGCTGAGGACGAGGATGAAGGTGATGAGGAGTGAGCTGTTTTCTATGCGGCTTCAAACGAGATCAAATGCATCGCGTGCGGCAAGTCGTTTCGCTCTGGCTCGAGCCAACATCTGCAAACCACGGACTAAATCACTGGGAAATG GTTTAAAGCCCCAGATGGACCATAAGGCGGTTGGATATCACCcttctcattcaccatccaaaacTGAGGCTTCGTCTGTTGCAACTCAAGCAGAG CAGGAGACCCCAGACATCATTTTAATCAAagatgaagaggatattggtggaggcaggCCAACAG aagactgtgaTGCATTTGGATACCGCAGCACACAGCGCagcgccacctcggagagtctgcatgtggacgccccTAGCTCCTCCCACATGGCCAGTCACAACAGGGACCTGCGGATCCTGAGCGTCcacggacaaggggagggcccactggcggtggacgcaAATGACACCCTCTTTACCGCGTCCGAACTGGAGGCCCTGAGCTCGCTGTCCCCGGACCACAGCATCACACACGACAGCCTCCTCAGCTTCAACAGCGGCCCCAGTGAGAGGGCCCCTTCGCAGGGGACGCAGGACAGCAGGGGGGGTCCCGGTAGAGACGGCCAAGCAGAACGGCTCCAGCGCCTCCAGGCCGCCTCACTGTCCCTCAAGCACGCCGCGCTAGAGGCCGGCGACAAGGGAAGGCGACCGGGCCACTTCGGCGCACAGTTCCCGCTGCTGCACAACCTTGTGACCCCACAGGgagtggccaagagcctggactGCAGCTTCTGCGGGGAGAGCTTTGTCAACCGCGAGGAGCTGATCGTGCACCGGGCCGGACACACCGGGGAGCCGCCCATCCCATGTGCCCTGTGCGGCAAGTCCTTCGCCAACAAGGCCACGCTAAACATCCACATGCGCATCCACACCGGAGAGAAGCCGTACGTCTGCGTCCAGTGTGGGAAGCGCTTCACTCAGAACGGCAGCCTTaagatccacctgaggactcactcgGGGGAGAAGCCTTACGTGTGTCTGCAGTGCACAGCCAGCTTCAACAACCCCAGCAATCTGCGTCGccacatggtcacacacacgGGCAATGGGGTGCTTTGA
- the LOC115551938 gene encoding zinc finger protein 182 isoform X5, protein MDHKAVGYHPSHSPSKTEASSVATQAEQETPDIILIKDEEDIGGGRPTEDCDAFGYRSTQRSATSESLHVDAPSSSHMASHNRDLRILSVHGQGEGPLAVDANDTLFTASELEALSSLSPDHSITHDSLLSFNSGPSERAPSQGTQDSRGGPGRDGQAERLQRLQAASLSLKHAALEAGDKGRRPGHFGAQFPLLHNLVTPQGVAKSLDCSFCGESFVNREELIVHRAGHTGEPPIPCALCGKSFANKATLNIHMRIHTGEKPYVCVQCGKRFTQNGSLKIHLRTHSGEKPYVCLQCTASFNNPSNLRRHMVTHTGNGVL, encoded by the exons ATGGACCATAAGGCGGTTGGATATCACCcttctcattcaccatccaaaacTGAGGCTTCGTCTGTTGCAACTCAAGCAGAG CAGGAGACCCCAGACATCATTTTAATCAAagatgaagaggatattggtggaggcaggCCAACAG aagactgtgaTGCATTTGGATACCGCAGCACACAGCGCagcgccacctcggagagtctgcatgtggacgccccTAGCTCCTCCCACATGGCCAGTCACAACAGGGACCTGCGGATCCTGAGCGTCcacggacaaggggagggcccactggcggtggacgcaAATGACACCCTCTTTACCGCGTCCGAACTGGAGGCCCTGAGCTCGCTGTCCCCGGACCACAGCATCACACACGACAGCCTCCTCAGCTTCAACAGCGGCCCCAGTGAGAGGGCCCCTTCGCAGGGGACGCAGGACAGCAGGGGGGGTCCCGGTAGAGACGGCCAAGCAGAACGGCTCCAGCGCCTCCAGGCCGCCTCACTGTCCCTCAAGCACGCCGCGCTAGAGGCCGGCGACAAGGGAAGGCGACCGGGCCACTTCGGCGCACAGTTCCCGCTGCTGCACAACCTTGTGACCCCACAGGgagtggccaagagcctggactGCAGCTTCTGCGGGGAGAGCTTTGTCAACCGCGAGGAGCTGATCGTGCACCGGGCCGGACACACCGGGGAGCCGCCCATCCCATGTGCCCTGTGCGGCAAGTCCTTCGCCAACAAGGCCACGCTAAACATCCACATGCGCATCCACACCGGAGAGAAGCCGTACGTCTGCGTCCAGTGTGGGAAGCGCTTCACTCAGAACGGCAGCCTTaagatccacctgaggactcactcgGGGGAGAAGCCTTACGTGTGTCTGCAGTGCACAGCCAGCTTCAACAACCCCAGCAATCTGCGTCGccacatggtcacacacacgGGCAATGGGGTGCTTTGA
- the LOC115551938 gene encoding zinc finger protein 182 isoform X4, producing MPINMSPSGSTLEEQLSSIMDVLAKAAVSEISQLFSEGSTTLRLQITQSLKENEALRTRMKVMRSELFSMRLQTRSNASRAASRFALARANICKPRTKSLGNGLKPQMDHKAVGYHPSHSPSKTEASSVATQAEETPDIILIKDEEDIGGGRPTDCDAFGYRSTQRSATSESLHVDAPSSSHMASHNRDLRILSVHGQGEGPLAVDANDTLFTASELEALSSLSPDHSITHDSLLSFNSGPSERAPSQGTQDSRGGPGRDGQAERLQRLQAASLSLKHAALEAGDKGRRPGHFGAQFPLLHNLVTPQGVAKSLDCSFCGESFVNREELIVHRAGHTGEPPIPCALCGKSFANKATLNIHMRIHTGEKPYVCVQCGKRFTQNGSLKIHLRTHSGEKPYVCLQCTASFNNPSNLRRHMVTHTGNGVL from the exons ATGCCAATAAACATGTCGCCGAGCGGCTCTACTTTGGAAGAACAGCTTTCGTCCATAATGGACGTACTTGCGAAAGCGGCCGTATCTGAAATTAGCCAACTGTTCTCGGAAGGCTCGACTACCCTTCGCCTACAAATAACTCAgagcctgaaagaaaacgaagcGCTGAGGACGAGGATGAAGGTGATGAGGAGTGAGCTGTTTTCTATGCGGCTTCAAACGAGATCAAATGCATCGCGTGCGGCAAGTCGTTTCGCTCTGGCTCGAGCCAACATCTGCAAACCACGGACTAAATCACTGGGAAATG GTTTAAAGCCCCAGATGGACCATAAGGCGGTTGGATATCACCcttctcattcaccatccaaaacTGAGGCTTCGTCTGTTGCAACTCAAGCAGAG GAGACCCCAGACATCATTTTAATCAAagatgaagaggatattggtggaggcaggCCAACAG actgtgaTGCATTTGGATACCGCAGCACACAGCGCagcgccacctcggagagtctgcatgtggacgccccTAGCTCCTCCCACATGGCCAGTCACAACAGGGACCTGCGGATCCTGAGCGTCcacggacaaggggagggcccactggcggtggacgcaAATGACACCCTCTTTACCGCGTCCGAACTGGAGGCCCTGAGCTCGCTGTCCCCGGACCACAGCATCACACACGACAGCCTCCTCAGCTTCAACAGCGGCCCCAGTGAGAGGGCCCCTTCGCAGGGGACGCAGGACAGCAGGGGGGGTCCCGGTAGAGACGGCCAAGCAGAACGGCTCCAGCGCCTCCAGGCCGCCTCACTGTCCCTCAAGCACGCCGCGCTAGAGGCCGGCGACAAGGGAAGGCGACCGGGCCACTTCGGCGCACAGTTCCCGCTGCTGCACAACCTTGTGACCCCACAGGgagtggccaagagcctggactGCAGCTTCTGCGGGGAGAGCTTTGTCAACCGCGAGGAGCTGATCGTGCACCGGGCCGGACACACCGGGGAGCCGCCCATCCCATGTGCCCTGTGCGGCAAGTCCTTCGCCAACAAGGCCACGCTAAACATCCACATGCGCATCCACACCGGAGAGAAGCCGTACGTCTGCGTCCAGTGTGGGAAGCGCTTCACTCAGAACGGCAGCCTTaagatccacctgaggactcactcgGGGGAGAAGCCTTACGTGTGTCTGCAGTGCACAGCCAGCTTCAACAACCCCAGCAATCTGCGTCGccacatggtcacacacacgGGCAATGGGGTGCTTTGA